In Arthrobacter citreus, a single genomic region encodes these proteins:
- a CDS encoding rhodanese-like domain-containing protein, which translates to MNSITVNEVKERLDVGETLFLVDVREDYEVEYGKIPEAVHIPMGQIPNKLDVFNKEFEYIFICKAGVRSENVCEYLNELGYKAINMEGGMMAWEGEVE; encoded by the coding sequence ATGAATTCAATTACAGTAAATGAAGTTAAAGAGCGTTTAGACGTAGGTGAAACGCTATTTTTAGTTGATGTACGTGAGGATTATGAGGTTGAGTACGGTAAAATTCCGGAAGCAGTACATATTCCAATGGGGCAAATTCCTAATAAATTAGATGTCTTTAATAAAGAGTTTGAATACATTTTCATTTGTAAGGCAGGAGTTCGTAGTGAGAATGTTTGTGAGTATTTAAATGAGCTAGGTTATAAGGCGATTAATATGGAAGGCGGTATGATGGCCTGGGAAGGCGAAGTAGAATAA